Proteins from a genomic interval of Equus quagga isolate Etosha38 chromosome 11, UCLA_HA_Equagga_1.0, whole genome shotgun sequence:
- the LOC124247396 gene encoding uncharacterized protein LOC124247396 isoform X1 — translation MSQTRACSLPKKAPRAGSAPRPGLGRSPVMLHRPRRSQLCPRAGADRARSAGAGRPECATDAAGAQDAAWLPLWSRAKPGCRRSCPDGKPRNRHFLDGAGPEAAGLLRRMPVARALRVMRLWSPGWGLPKGCLWGLQGGFLLDRSPSQS, via the exons ATGAGCCAGACCCGAGCCTGCAGCCTTCCAAAGAAGGCCCCGCGGGCAGGGTCGGCGCCCAGGCCCGGGCTGGGCCGGAGCCCTGTGATGCTGCATCGCCCCAGGAGGAGCCAGCTGTGCCCCCGAGCTGGCGCAGACAGAGCTCGGAGCGCGGGAGCTGGCCGACCTGAGTGCGCAACGGACGCCGCCGGAGCGCAAGACGCG GCTTGGCTGCCGCTGTGGAGCCGAGCCAAGCCCGGTTGCCGGAGGAGCTGTCCTGATGGGAAGCCACGCAACCGTCATTTCCTGGACGGCGCGGGACCGGAGGCTGCGGGCCTCCTGAGACGCATGCCCGTAGCTCGCGCGCTGCGCGTGATGAGACTTTGGAGCCCTGGCTGGGGTCTACCGAAGGGCTGTCTTTGGGGACTGCAGGGCGGCTTCCTGCTGGACCGGAGCCCTTCCCAGAGCTAA
- the LOC124247396 gene encoding uncharacterized protein LOC124247396 isoform X2 has product MADELFQRKPWDPDADSEGLFDKPPPEEPPAVRAPKSASAAGKKAGRRAGGRAQGGRAGQPPKAAARPPPKEEAPLMDEGCYLDHFPHLSIFIYAAIAFSITSCIFTYIHLQLA; this is encoded by the coding sequence ATGGCTGACGAACTCTTTCAGCGCAAACCCTGGGACCCCGACGCTGACTCCGAAGGCCTGTTTGACAAGCCTCCGCCGGAAGAGCCCCCAGCTGTCCGCGCACCCAAGTCGGCGTCGGCCGCGGGCAAGAAGGCTGGTCGGCGCGCCGGCGGGAGGGCGCAGGGGGGCCGCGCCGGGCAGCCCCCGAAGGCCGCTGCGCGCCCCCCGCCCAAGGAGGAGGCGCCTCTAATGGACGAGGGCTGCTATCTCGACCATTTTCCTCACCTTTCCATCTTCATCTACGCGGCCATCGCCTTCTCCATCACCTCCTGCATCTTTACTTACATCCATTTACAGCTTGCCTGA